In one Pseudomonas sp. Bout1 genomic region, the following are encoded:
- a CDS encoding SDR family oxidoreductase: MNATFDFTHQRILVTGASSGIGREIALQLIASGAQVFALGRDAQALAQLGCETLCLDIANSAALDLALQGLPPMHGLVNCAGISRLEPAAAISAEAFDQVMNVNARAAAQVASRIAAAMIEAKIPGSIVNVSSQASLVALDDHLGYCASKAALDAITRVQCAEWGRFGIRVNSVNPTVTLTPMAQMAWSAPAKRDPALAAIPLGRFAETAEVALPVLFLLSDAASMISGVSLPIDGGYTSR; the protein is encoded by the coding sequence ATGAACGCCACTTTTGATTTTACCCACCAGCGCATCCTCGTCACCGGCGCCAGCAGCGGCATCGGCCGGGAAATCGCCCTGCAACTGATCGCCAGCGGCGCCCAGGTTTTCGCCTTGGGCCGCGACGCCCAGGCCCTGGCCCAACTCGGCTGCGAAACCCTGTGCCTGGACATCGCCAACAGCGCCGCCCTGGACCTGGCCCTGCAAGGCCTGCCGCCGATGCACGGCCTGGTCAACTGCGCCGGCATTTCCCGCCTGGAACCTGCCGCTGCCATCAGCGCCGAAGCCTTCGACCAGGTGATGAACGTCAACGCCCGCGCCGCCGCCCAGGTCGCCAGCCGAATCGCTGCAGCGATGATCGAAGCAAAGATCCCCGGCAGCATCGTCAACGTCTCAAGCCAGGCCTCACTGGTAGCGCTGGACGATCACCTCGGCTACTGCGCCTCCAAGGCTGCACTGGATGCCATCACCCGCGTGCAATGTGCCGAATGGGGCCGTTTCGGGATTCGAGTCAACAGCGTCAACCCCACCGTGACCCTCACGCCCATGGCGCAAATGGCCTGGTCGGCGCCCGCCAAACGCGACCCGGCATTGGCGGCGATTCCCCTGGGGCGGTTTGCTGAAACGGCGGAAGTGGCGCTGCCGGTGTTGTTCCTGCTGAGTGATGCCGCCAGCATGATCAGCGGTGTCAGCCTGCCGATCGACGGCGGCTACACCAGCCGCTAG
- a CDS encoding FGGY-family carbohydrate kinase, translated as MNYVMGVDIGTQSTKALLVDGDGTIIAQHSQGYRVDTPKVRWAEQWPQVWLDAVEACVAQCMAKAGVAKEQVKALCISSLYGGSGIAVDAQITPLHPCLIWMDRRAGEQVEWVREHVDLERLFAVTGNSVDSYYGFTKMLWLKQHQPQVWANTRYLLPPNSYINWCLTGEVAVDHSSAGNIGGVYDVARRGWSAEMLAALEIPLAMMPERLLYSGEVVGGLLEDWARRLGLQAGTPILAGGVDAAMATLAAGVTRPGNHVAMIGTSMCWGYLNQQVDARHGLVSMPHVYNGHRDLYIFGGAITAGASVSWFREQFCQAEEQRAKDTGQDSLWLLEQSAAKIPAGSEGLLFLPYLMGERSPVWDDRASGSFVGLNLYHSRIHLYRAVLEGVSFALRHNIEAGTRGAHSLDPRLIVVGGASHSDLWMQIIADITHYPVYTIVQEVEAALGAALLAAHAVGLVDDREMQKGWVQLELRAEPEAGNVGVYDRAFAEYLKLYPALKPVMHSLQLN; from the coding sequence ATGAACTACGTGATGGGTGTGGACATCGGCACGCAAAGCACCAAGGCGCTGCTGGTGGACGGTGACGGTACGATCATCGCCCAGCACAGCCAGGGGTATCGCGTGGATACCCCGAAAGTGCGCTGGGCCGAGCAGTGGCCGCAGGTGTGGCTGGATGCGGTCGAGGCCTGCGTCGCCCAGTGCATGGCCAAGGCCGGTGTGGCGAAAGAGCAGGTCAAGGCGCTGTGCATCAGCAGCCTGTACGGCGGCTCGGGGATTGCCGTGGACGCGCAGATCACGCCGCTGCACCCGTGCCTGATCTGGATGGACCGGCGCGCGGGCGAACAGGTGGAGTGGGTGCGCGAGCACGTGGACCTGGAGCGGCTGTTCGCGGTCACCGGCAACTCGGTAGACAGCTACTACGGCTTCACCAAGATGCTCTGGCTCAAGCAGCATCAGCCGCAGGTGTGGGCCAACACCCGCTACCTGCTGCCACCCAACAGCTACATCAACTGGTGCCTGACAGGTGAGGTGGCGGTGGATCACAGCAGCGCCGGCAACATCGGTGGCGTCTACGATGTGGCCCGGCGGGGCTGGTCGGCCGAGATGCTGGCGGCGCTGGAGATTCCGTTGGCGATGATGCCGGAGCGCTTGCTTTATTCGGGGGAAGTGGTCGGTGGTTTGCTGGAGGATTGGGCCCGGCGATTGGGCTTGCAGGCCGGCACGCCGATCCTTGCCGGAGGCGTGGATGCGGCCATGGCCACATTGGCGGCCGGGGTGACCCGACCGGGCAATCATGTGGCGATGATCGGCACCAGCATGTGTTGGGGTTACCTCAATCAACAAGTGGATGCACGGCATGGGCTGGTCAGCATGCCGCATGTCTATAACGGCCACCGAGACTTGTACATCTTCGGCGGCGCGATCACAGCCGGGGCGTCGGTGAGCTGGTTTCGCGAGCAGTTCTGCCAGGCGGAAGAGCAGCGGGCGAAGGACACGGGCCAGGACAGCCTGTGGCTGCTGGAGCAGAGCGCCGCGAAAATCCCGGCGGGCAGTGAAGGGCTGTTGTTCCTGCCGTATCTCATGGGCGAGCGCAGCCCGGTGTGGGATGACCGGGCCAGCGGCAGCTTTGTCGGGCTGAACCTGTATCACAGCCGTATCCACCTGTACCGCGCGGTACTCGAAGGGGTGAGTTTTGCCCTGCGGCACAATATTGAAGCGGGCACCCGTGGGGCGCACTCCCTTGATCCACGGTTGATTGTGGTGGGCGGGGCGAGCCATTCGGATTTGTGGATGCAGATTATCGCGGACATTACCCATTACCCGGTCTACACCATCGTGCAAGAGGTAGAGGCAGCACTGGGCGCAGCGTTGCTGGCGGCCCATGCGGTGGGGTTGGTGGATGACCGGGAGATGCAGAAAGGCTGGGTGCAACTTGAACTGCGAGCGGAGCCGGAGGCGGGGAATGTCGGGGTGTATGACCGGGCGTTTGCCGAGTATCTGAAATTGTACCCGGCGTTGAAACCGGTGATGCACAGCTTGCAATTGAATTAA